In the genome of Chrysoperla carnea chromosome 5, inChrCarn1.1, whole genome shotgun sequence, the window gggaggggtgcaagtggggatgttgcccagcaaagcgggtagttcacagctagtttgttaataactgaaaaatttaattcaaagaggttatatatcATATATCAATTTAAGTATCATAtatgaattttgaattattttgtaaacaatgacacattaaatttaatatatttggtataaaattaaaatatggcaTTGTGTTCAATTCGTTCAAATTGAGAACGttcacaaaaccaaaaaaaaatatgttatttagaacAGACAAAAACATGTTATTTACACATTTCATTTCTAAGTAAGTTTTTagatgatatatttatatttcaatctttctcaatttatatttcaatcaaTTATGTTCCTATCGTGAGACGTTCTACagatcatgaaggttataaagaaggagaacgatcgctacgtgttaaagcgcgtctgtccctgaaaaaatgtagaatttatagttcatttttcagccaccagccgcgctgtcatcattaagtagtatctgcgaagttagctgtttatgagtacaagtatatgaagttagttgcataatgtacaaattgatatatcatttcaaattagcgcacaacagcccgcttttattgatacaacTTAACGATCGCAGCGAtcgagaacgatcgctatagaaactattgtccccgaaatatggataaaataggTGAggacttattttatccatatttcggggacaatattttctatagcgatcgttctctttctttataaccttcatgctaCAGATGCTAACAAATTCATAATCTAattcatgaaggttataaagaaggagaacgatcgctatgtactactaaagcattagcgcacctgtccctgaaaatttgtagaatttatagttcattttcagccaccagccgcgctgtcgtcggtaagtagtatattagcgcacaacagcccgcatttaatgatacaacttagcgatcccagcacctcacttattttttcaaaatattggggacaatattttctatagcgatcgttctccttctttataaccttcatgatctaatttatatttttgcagcCATTTCCACTTACACAGCGACCTATGGTTTGCACGTGCTtcctgtatatgtatgtataaccTGTTTGGTGATTTATGaatggtaagaaatttttattattttattttttatattatatttaaaatgttatcatattatatttacaatatttatgttCATGGTGAAAataggttttgttaattaattataccgaaatgtcaaaagaattttactcaaataatgATGAAATGGATGAGGATATTGATGAAACACAAATAGTTGAAaatgacaaaacaaaaattgaaatagagTTACAAACAGGACTAATTTTAATTGATGGAttaacaaatattgaaaatggtgaacaaatattgaaaaaagaaaaaattaaaattgaacaagagttaaatttacaattagTTGATTGCAATGACGAAGAAATATcaaaagaattttattcaaaCCATGATGAAATGGATGAGAATATTGATGAGatgttgaaaaaatcaaaaattaaaattgaacaagCTTTACATtcggaattaattttaaaacatgaagATTTCGACGAAATGTTTAACAGATGTGAATCAGAAAATGATGAAATGTTAAAAGAAATTCACACAAATACACAAAAAGAGCTTTTTTCGTGTGATGTTTGTAaccaaaaattcaacaaaaaaactaGCTTGAAAATACATAGACGAGTTCATTCTGGAGAGAAAccttattcttgtaatatttgtaataaaacattcagAGAAAAATCTAATCTTGCTGTACATGAACGAAGACATACCGGCGAAAAACCCTATTCATgtgaaatttatgataaaacatTCGTTGCTGTTGGTGATCTAtgtaaccataaaaaaattcataaaggtAAAAAGCCGCAtgcatgtgatgtttgtgaccAAAAGTTCAGAACTAGTACCAAATTAACTtatcataaacgaactcatacaggAGAAAAACCTTACGTGTGTGATGTATGTGATAACGCATTCACCAGCAACGGCAATTTAGTTAGACATAAACGAATCCATACAGGAGAAAGACCTTATTCTtgtaatgtttgtaataaaaaattcactcaTTCTGAGAGTATGGTTAGACATAAACTTGTTCATTCTGGAGAAAAACCTcattcttgtaatatttgtaataaaacattcagAGATAAATGTTATGCTGCTAGACATATGCTAGGGCATACCGGAGAAAAAcgttattcttgtaatatttgtaataaaacattcagAGATAAATGTTATGTTGCTAAACATAAGCTAAGACATACCGGAGAAAAAcgttattcttgtaatatttgtaataaaacattcagAGAAAAATCTAATCTTGCTGTACATGAACGAAGACATACCGGCGAAAAACCctattcatgtgaaatttgtgataaaacattcgCTGCTGCTGGTGATCtaattacacataaaaaaattcatacagGAAAAAAGGCGCAtgcatgtgatgtttgtgataaaaaattcaaatccagGTACAATTTAAGTAGTCACAAACGAACTCATACCGGAGAAACACCTTactcatgtgatgtttgtaataaatcataCAGATATAGTGGTGATTTAGTTGTACATAAACGAACACATACTCaagaaaaaccttttaaatgtgaaatttgtgatcaaaaatttacttcgaatttacttttattgagacacaaacgaattcatacagcagaagaatattttgattgtGATGTTTGTGGTAAAATATTCTACCGTAAAGAACATTTAGATACTCATAAAAGAACTCATACGGGAGAAAGACCTCATTCATgcaatgtttgtaataaaacatttactcagcaCAGCAGCCTAAATATACACAAACGAACTCATACAGGAGAGAAGCCATAtacatgtgatgtttgtgataaagCATTCAGTCTGAAGCATACTTTAACTAAGCATAAACGAACGCATTTAGGAGACAAGCCATATTGTTGTTATGTTTGTCATAGAACATTTAGCatgaaaataaactttgtaAAACATAGAAGAATTCATAGTGATCAAACTCCATATGCGTGTGAAGATTGCGacagaatatttacaaataaaaacgaaTTGAATGATCATAAACatctaaatgttattattttaattaacaaataaaaaaatttttaaatcaagggaaaagtttaaaattgatttcatagAACCTGAGAgtgaaatctttaaaaatcaaCATCGCCATAATTTTTAGTAGACGCTCGTTACTCTTGGCCATAATGCATAAtccatgtaaaaaaaatgtgagcCGTCACGGGACGCCTGGCAGATGTGAAACATcgacattattttgtaaaagtaatatGCAGAAAAGAACAGATTGTGATAGGAACTAAATATgtcataatgataaaataatatattacgattttttttccaGATAACGATGACTattgaataaacatttattttcattaaatacaaaatatttatttaaatcaccgTACACAACTACTGCATATAGACTGTATATAGTGAgtgtatagtaataataatatagtagtgtgtatataataataatatacacactACTGCATATagactgtatatatataccatCATATAGCGTGGCGCCACGCCAGAAATTGGTTTTACGATACACTATACTATgacatggtaacgatacactactttaattatagaattgtatggatgcatatataaagaaaatattggaATGGAATGGATTGAATTGGaatgttgtaataaaaatatgtaaattatttgattttgaaattaatacatgtttgtttttaaaaaaaaaaaaaggtcgtTAAATTTATGGATTGTAGAAGAACATGGGAGAACAACccgtttaaaagaaaaaactaaaaaaatgagtaaaattaAGGTGGTACTGGTGTACTGAAATACCAATTAAAAAGAGTAAGATGGATATCTAAACAAGTTAGAGTAGTCCCCATTCTCACGAGCGCCATTGTGGCCATTCAATGAAACCTCATTTTACGATTTTTGTTggacactttttttattttaacagtcATACAAGATTATCTTTTACCACTGCCATTCataattcaattgtttattttgaagcCTCTCACGACACGGACGTCTCGCAACAGGATGAACTAGGTTGCCGACATCAACTGcgatttaatcaaattttactagattaaaattttatattatttaattttactgcaCATTGTAATCGTTTGGTATAAACGAttgaaacaaaacaattattaatgttGATCAAATAGTTTATTCATTAACGCAaccacataataataaattgaattggccttttcatcatgtcataagcgcaaaTGCATCGTTTATTtgttcgtactgacagcaataagtagaactaagatagaaaatatttgttattcatttttaatcacATCCATACTAatgttataaatgcgaaagtaactctgtctgtctgttactctttcacgcctaaacggctgaacggattttgatgaaatttggtatggtgatagatgataacctagaaatggtcataggctataaataatcacgccatcgttcttagggggtaggcagtaggcagataactaaattgagttagtgatttttagtcttttttaaaaaaaataaaaaaatttattttaatttgacatttaaattaccataaattacagatttctgtaaaaatatgcaatataaaatatatcatggccatcttctctgatatactcaatgaataataactattatacatttaaaaaaatagaaaaccatataaatattttacttgtgtaaatcaatccttaccattatttcgagtgttatcgaaaggggataagcgagagcgaTCTATATCAATCGttatttttaaacccagcgaagcgggtgggtatcaatctagttggttataaatatcatttagtaagaaacaaaagtgaatcgtgattttaaaatgaaaagcccaaTTCATACAATGTCTAGGACTTGATCAGTAGTGATTGGTCAGTGTTCACTTGTCAGTTATATTGTAAAGTTTAGTTTACACTATGGCACACATTGTTCATGAccatggatatagaaatattttaaaagggatgGATTATAACCGAGTGGGGTGAACCTCACTCAGGGGGGGGAGTCAGGGTATCATTGAGCCTGCTTTCTATTGGCTGTTAATCTGGTGGTCGccttattgaattttcattactgttaTATCTTCAATAGCACTTACAAGGTTAAGAAAAATCGAATGacgtcagaatcatcaaaaaCGGATCACACGTGTGATCCCAATTTCGCTACATGCATTCTTTTCACAATATGACGTCTGCTGGTCGCCAAATGGAAGTTGTCTTCCATATGACTTCCATATCTTCGGTAGCACTCACAAGGttaaaacaaatcgattgaTTTCAAAATCGGAACACGCGTTTAGTCTCTAGTGGGCCACATCTAGTGGGTCTCTAGTGGGCCACATTGAATTTTCATGACtgtcatatcttcagtagcacttccaaggttaagacaaatcaattgacgtctgaatcatcaaaatcggcccacgcatttggtctctagtgagacagataggaacacacatacatagctgatAAACAagttaccactcctttgcgttgctcagtcgggtaattagcttttattcaaagaatagtaaaatttgtaaagaaaaataaatatatgaagtatttatgcttgttttaaatcaattttttcaacgataTAAGTCACCTAAACGCAacaatattctattcaatttagtgaatattcaattttcaaccctAGTGTTACGACCATTATAAGTTAACTAACATAATTCTTAAGAATGTCTCGAAAATACgtcgattaattttcaatactaaatttcaacgtactataaaattttttaaatatgaaaatttatttgagaaaattattacttatttaggTATTTAATTATGTACCCGTTAAcctaatctaaatttaaataagtgaagttatatttttcttattttacgaattatttgCGATATATTCTTTAGGTAATTAGTCGGTCATAGGAATATTAAAGGTACATTCCTTCATCCAAgggtaattagttaaaaatattatatttgtaattaatttctaaattgtattaaaaaaaaaaaaaacaattttttctttagggtaaaagattttactttaaataaaaagattttttgcttGGTGCAATTTACAACACACGCAGAATTCgagaaacaattaaattttcccGCAATTGAGAGTGCGAACAGCCGCAGCCAATCAACAAAAGCAGGCATATTGCTTGAGGCATTCAAAACCATGGATATATAGGaatatttaaatctaaaacACACACAGTATTCTATTTGGATTTTCCCGCAAGTGAgagccgcagccaatcaaaagcaAGCACATGAATTGAACACCTCCCTGACTTAAACACCCCCCTCGCCTAAAGTAGGACTTTATACTACATCCCTAAGCTATAATtactagctaaaagtataactttgtaatggctcgcgaatggtatcatataaaatatatatttctaaaataaaattatacttcaattattgacaaatatatatattttttatttaattgttcctcaacatacgtttatttctttaaaacatcaggttgtaaaccaggatccatgttattatccgctgtgaaaatattcaattcatttttttttttaaattgatgagaaatacaacaaaacccatctttattaatttgtaaatcaaaccaacgacgatgacatacattacatacttcaaaatgCAAATTCTTTTtagcaatctcaaaattttctgcatacattttaaaattaatatcatctcgataaagatataattgttcttgatcttgttttcgtcgtttACGATCATCACccattaatgatcgattacgatcaccctctttacgacccgtcaacgtacgacgtcgtgtcattttattgctttaataacaattaattaataactataaaattataataactataattaaaattttttaattacttgtattaatatcacttaatttttttagttattctactgtagaactgccaaaattaattgtttatgtttttttatcacgttttttgtatttttgtatttttcattatgacgttttttaatacttgaaagaatcaACAGATGgccattcaattaaaattaatattaaatgtagccaattatatattttagtaaatcTGTCAACGCTACAATGAATACTACCATATATTGCACATCTGTGTACACAATAGTCAAGCATCTCATGTTCACAGCACAAAGAGTAAATTGAACAACATTGTCGCTTGCACATTTCACTTctgtattaatataaatattggtcaaaaagtaatctttatttattctattacGTAAACTAAATAGTCAATAACTGTAGCAAAAACGCGAACTAAATATGTTCAAAAACATCTTGTAAATAGTATGAATTCTTATCCTTTACATGATAAATATCggctaatttgaaaatttatatcagcTAACAGAGACGGTCAATggtctcaaatttttttttaccgttGCATGTCGTTGAAAATTGCCTCTTTCTAATTTTTCGTGCAAAACTCTTAGCCTCATGTCGAAACTTCTAGTCTAATGTAGATATAAATACCCTAAAGACCAGCATATCGATTGAGCGTCTTTTGAAATGTGTAACGTCTGTGCATTGATTCggttaaatatgaaatttattttgaaaatcccTGTTTGTTCATCAGAAAAGTTCACTCAATATCAAAATTCTCGCTTGTACTATTTTTAAcgtgaaaattttgttcggtacgttgagcactttttgggcGAACAAAAATCAAGGAACTCGTGTCATCGTCACACTCCTCCATACATACCACATTGAAAACATCGGTTCTCTCAACGCTTGAAATCATGTGTGTTGTtgccttttattattatttataatagttttttagacacacgttaataatttcaatttaaaaattatgaaattttaattatttattctataagaaattaaaaaatttaaaaaaaaaaaaaaaaaacagtattccAAAGTTTGAATTTTTCGCTTCCGTCGACAGCCCCTATCACTAACTACCTTTTTTTGTCATgcttattatactatgtatatatgaaatttatcaaggtatactaaatttagtcccaagtttgtaccgcttaaaaatattgatgctacgaacaaaattttggtaaagatgttcataaaatcacctaattggcccatttttaaattgaggtcgagttcgtatatgaacatagatcaattgaatCTGGGGTCTGAAGGACCTTAGTAAATcggaagagaaaaaataaacaactttagtttgaaacattttttcgttacatcactgtttacctttAGAACAtaaatatagtatgtatacatgtaGTGTATACACATgcttgtgtttgtttattagtatgtccactgaggaagtgagaagaaagatctCATTATATGTGTGTAacagtggctatctttctttacttacatgacgtaaaaaaacaaacgattgcgtcatcaacactatctgtacatggtatttaaacaattaaatcagcCAATTTCAGGCATTTCAAAGGAGTATCAAGAAATTTCAAAgtattacatcaaaaattatatactatgCATATAAATGGTAACTTCTTACCGAACAACTCCATAGAGAAAGTCAGGGTATGTCTCTGATCTCTGACTCACAATTTTTCACAACAAAATAATCGAGAAAAGTTCAATGATCAAAAATTACTAttctacagtagaatctcggtaacataaaaacctctgttacttcaaaaaatactatgttcccttcccatcagagcccaaaacctctataacttaaaagacgcaacctctataacttaaataaataatctctgtataggccctcagtaactacatagaaacatgtacatacctctatattaactagggtacatagaaacatgcatgtacatgtacatacctctatattaacctttacctaacatagacacttgataacttaaaacctctataacttaaaatattttgtgtttcccttggactttaacttatcgagattctactgtattatattcttatagacgaagaaacgaaggaaTAAAGTTAAATTTGTGCAGTAAgttggatttgaatgcggtttttagcattcgattcgttagagcgacaggaaattttttgacataatttgatttataagaaattaaaaatatgcaattagcatacttaataagcattttataaatttattttaaattgactgtaaattcggttaatagtgatgataatgatttcaaacttgttgcACGGGAGTATTTGGGGTTGCTGAATATGAATACcatgacagaattggtctcagatcTACCTGGTCCCTAGGATGAACGTTATCTCCGTCGTCTCCTAAAGTTTTCGTTCAACCTGGACACCAATTCTGtcacaatattcgtgttcagcaaccccaaaaactCCTGAGTAACGA includes:
- the LOC123300791 gene encoding zinc finger protein 271-like, which gives rise to MVLLINYTEMSKEFYSNNDEMDEDIDETQIVENDKTKIEIELQTGLILIDGLTNIENGEQILKKEKIKIEQELNLQLVDCNDEEISKEFYSNHDEMDENIDEMLKKSKIKIEQALHSELILKHEDFDEMFNRCESENDEMLKEIHTNTQKELFSCDVCNQKFNKKTSLKIHRRVHSGEKPYSCNICNKTFREKSNLAVHERRHTGEKPYSCEIYDKTFVAVGDLCNHKKIHKGKKPHACDVCDQKFRTSTKLTYHKRTHTGEKPYVCDVCDNAFTSNGNLVRHKRIHTGERPYSCNVCNKKFTHSESMVRHKLVHSGEKPHSCNICNKTFRDKCYAARHMLGHTGEKRYSCNICNKTFRDKCYVAKHKLRHTGEKRYSCNICNKTFREKSNLAVHERRHTGEKPYSCEICDKTFAAAGDLITHKKIHTGKKAHACDVCDKKFKSRYNLSSHKRTHTGETPYSCDVCNKSYRYSGDLVVHKRTHTQEKPFKCEICDQKFTSNLLLLRHKRIHTAEEYFDCDVCGKIFYRKEHLDTHKRTHTGERPHSCNVCNKTFTQHSSLNIHKRTHTGEKPYTCDVCDKAFSLKHTLTKHKRTHLGDKPYCCYVCHRTFSMKINFVKHRRIHSDQTPYACEDCDRIFTNKNELNDHKHLNVIILINK